One window from the genome of Ictidomys tridecemlineatus isolate mIctTri1 chromosome 12, mIctTri1.hap1, whole genome shotgun sequence encodes:
- the Cyp26b1 gene encoding cytochrome P450 26B1 isoform X2: MKNKTCGSGFQSSRREKYGNVFKTHLLGRPLIRVTGAENVRKILMGEHHLVSTEWPRSTRMLLGPNTVANSIGDIHRNKRKIFSKIFSHEALESYLPKIQLVIQDTLRAWSSQPEAINVYQEAQKLTFRMAIRVLLGFSIPEEDLGHLFEVFQQFVENVFSLPVDLPFSGYRRGIQARQILQKGLEKAIREKLQCTQGKDYSDALDILIESSKEHGKEMTMQELKDGTLELIFAAYATTASASTSLIMQLLKHPAVLEKLREELRAQGILHSGGCLCEGTLRLDTLSGLRYLDCVIKEVMRLFTPISGGYRTVLQTFELDGFQIPKGWSVMYSIRDTHDTAPVFKDVNVFDPDRFSQARSEDKDGRFHYLPFGGGVRTCLGKHLAKLFLKVLAVELASTSRFELATRTFPRITLVPVLHPVDGLSVKFFGLDSNQNKILPETEAMLSATV, translated from the exons atgaaaaataaaacctgc GGTTCAGGCTTCCAGTCGTCCCGAAGGGAGAAGTATGGGAACGTGTTCAAGACACACTTGCTGGGGCGCCCGCTGATCCGGGTGACCGGTGCAGAGAACGTACGCAAGATCCTCATGGGAGAGCACCACCTCGTGAGCACCGAGTGGCCACGCAGCACGCGTATGCTGCTGGGCCCTAACACGGTGGCCAACTCCATTGGCGACATTCACCGCAACAAGCGCAAG ATCTTCTCCAAGATCTTCAGCCATGAGGCCCTGGAGAGCTACCTGCCCAAGATCCAGCTGGTGATTCAGGACACGCTGCGTGCCTGGAGCAGCCAGCCTGAGGCCATCAACGTGTACCAGGAGGCGCAGAAGCTCACCTTCCGCATGGCCATCCGGGTGCTACTGGGCTTCAGCATCCCTGAGGAGGACCTCGGGCACCTCTTTGAGGTCTTCCAGCAATTTGTAGAGAATGTCTTCTCCCTGCCTGTTGACTTGCCCTTCAGTGGCTACCGGCGG GGCATTCAGGCTCGGCAGATCCTACAGAAGGGGCTGGAAAAGGCCATCAGGGAGAAGCTTCAGTGCACCCAGGGCAAGGACTACTCGGATGCCCTGGACATCCTCATCGAGAGCAGCAAGGAGCACGGGAAGGAGATGACCATGCAGGAGCtgaag GATGGGACCCTGGAGCTGATCTTTGCGGCCTATGCCACCACGGCCAGTGCCAGTACCTCACTTATCATGCAGCTGCTGAAGCACCCCGCCGTCCTGGAGAAGCTGCGGGAGGAGCTGCGGGCCCAGGGCATCCTGCACAGTGGCGGCTGCCTCTGTGAGGGCACCCTGCGCCTGGACACGCTCAGCGGGCTGCGCTACCTGGACTGTGTCATCAAGGAGGTCATGCGTCTGTTCACGCCCATTTCTGGCGGCTACCGCACCGTGCTCCAGACCTTCGAGCTAGAT GGCTTCCAGATTCCCAAAGGCTGGAGTGTTATGTACAGCATCCGGGATACCCATGACACGGCACCTGTGTTCAAAGACGTGAACGTGTTTGACCCCGACCGCTTCAGTCAGGCGCGAAGTGAGGACAAGGATGGCCGCTTCCATTACCTCCCATTTGGTGGCGGGGTCCGGACCTGCCTGGGCAAGCACCTGGCCAAGCTGTTCCTGAAGGTGCTGGCGGTGGAGCTGGCCAGCACCAGTCGCTTTGAGCTGGCCACCCGGACCTTCCCCCGCATCACCTTAGTCCCTGTCCTGCACCCCGTGGATGGCCTCAGTGTCAAGTTCTTTGGCCTGGACTCCAACCAGAACAAGATTCTGCCTGAGACGGAGGCTATGCTGAGTGCCACCGTCTAG